The genome window CTGGGATGTGCAGATGTGTGTAGGCAGCATgtaaggtagaggagggaagggggggatggggtggggtcgTGGTGACAGGCTCAGAGTGAACttcaagggaaaggctgaggaagaggGAATCTGCCTCCTGCTCACCTAAAAGTGTCAGACGAATAACAGCCCCGACTGTACgcacttccctggttttccagggatatATGTAGACAGCAtcacaagaaacaaagactctacaaatacagacatacaacacaacagataattagatggcctaaaaaaaataaaaaataaaaaaacacttacCAAAAACATAAAATTTGCCGAACACAAACACATAGCAACCTACCTCGCAGACAATGTAAGAAACAACAtaaactttttcaaattctttaaggcATGCGAACATGCTACTAACACTATTATATCACTGAAAGACAACAATATCAcagtagtaaccagcccacaacacagctCCAATTGGTGtgcacacaagaacacaaccatATACCAAACATGCCAAACAGCCCCTTCTTCcaatagccccccttgacattacCACTAACGGTATGCAAAAATTAGTGGAAGGACTTGACACTAGTAAATTCACTGGCCCTGACAACATCcttgccttcatccttaaatcctttgcccccatcctccAGGGGCTCCTTGATCCAATATATACCATCCACATCATTActttgactggcttttggcaaacatcaatcctttatttaagacaggtgactggactgacccagccaattattgCCCCATTTCACTAACACTGATTCCATGTGGAACTTTTGAGcacaatacacaaacacataatgaatctccttgacacaaacaacatcctttcTGACTCACAACACagctttcgacccaaacgctcatgtgaattgCATCTCATTACATTTCatgacatgacgaggctacttgaccgacgtgacattaaacaagttgacactattgtttaagattttgccaaagccttcaacaaagtcccgcacaaaagactgacattaaaactgAAATACTCCGGTATTACAGGACCTATTCTCACTGTATCAATGAATTTCTCACTAGCAGGACTCAATATTTTCTTGTTGGATCTTAATCTGACACTGTCCCTATTTCTTCAGGTGTACCACAGGGCACTGTCTTAAGCTCCCTTCCTCCTGTACCTTAACGATCTTTCACTCTCAAAGCCTAACTCTTTCACAAGActgtttgccgacgatagttAACTGTTTACAGCAGTAAAGACTAATGACAACTGCAGACTTCTACAAAAATACTTGGACTTCCTCCAGCGGTGGGAGCACACCTGGCTTATGGATTTACGCCTTGACAAATGTAAACAGttagattcaccagagctcacaaccccatccagcACATGTACACTCTCCACAATATAGTCCTTgaatctgtacacacacacacaaatacctcaGTGTTCAACTCTCCATTAACTTAAAGTTCAACACTCACACAGAACACATCATTGCCACAGCCAACTGAACACTTCGGTTCCTGAGGTGAAATCAACATAACTGTACACCTGACAAAAAACACTTATACAACTTGCATATCACACTTGTGAGATCAACGCtagaatactgctccacggtgtggcatcctcacacacacagaaacattgataggttagagcaaatcaacaccaaggtgtttctaggaaaggaagagattgtGTAGATTAATTTCTTTTACTGAAAATGCTATTTGAAAAGTacctagagaaggataggaagctgtttgctgcattCAAGGACCTAGAGGTCCTTGaatgcagcaaacagcttcctgTCCTTCTCAAGTTACTTTTCAAATAGCATTTGAAAAGAAATTACCTGTAGTTGCTGCAGTCTGGCTGTCAGCTTCTGACACTCCCTCGCAGCTGAAGTGGTACCACCTGTTCCAATTACCACAGGCAACCAGGGGCGGGTCTCATTATTTGGCAAACGGCATTTGCAGAAGACCGTTTCCACCTCAGTGCGAACAGTACCCTTATTGCTCCTTCAGGGTACTGTTACAGGGGGTTGAAACATTTCTCTGGCTTGAAGGCATCCAACCAGCCAGTCATACAAACTATCCTGATCCCATGCACACTCCTCAGGTCTGACATTTGCACAGAGTGCATAAGCATTAGCGATGGCATACAAGCCGCATGCATCGCCGCCCCTCTGACGCTGAACATCACGCCATTCCATTGTTCTGGCATCGCTAGAGGTGTGTAGCATCCACCCAAGCTGTTCAATGaatttttgacggtgggacaTACCAACTTTTGTGAACATGGAGTCATAGATTCTTACTTTACCTTCTTCAGAATTATGAATGTTACTTACTGTAATCCAGTGATTACTGGTGAGATTGAGAATTTGCACAAACTTCCCCCTGGGGGCACCAACACGAATATGCTCCACCGCCTCAAATATTGCACAGCTTTGGAGGCCATCAACCTCGGGAAACTGATGTTTGAGGAGGGCCTGGCAATGATTCATGTGGTCATCAGTGAGCCACCTTTTCTCTTCAAGAATCTGAATCATTGCCTCTATTTGTGGATCTTGGCGACTGGCTGGCACAGGGGGCAGACACACTGCTTCTCTTTCAGCCTTGGCCCTGGTTCCAATCAGAATGATGTCTTCCTCCCTGTCTGGATGCCTTGTGTCCCCTAGCTTAGGAGGGGCAGTAACTGGCACAGGGATGGAAATGCCTTGTCCTTTCTGGTATGTTTCCTCATTGAGGTACAGTTCAGGGTCTGTGTCAGTAGAACTGCCTGCTGCCAGCTCTTCTGAGGGCCTGTGAAAAGCACCGAACTTTACAGGCTTAAGCTGATCGTAAGCCACCATCCGTGCCAGGGGAACATCATCATGTCCAATCTTGATGACAGCCAGCTTTACTGTGTCCCTTTCTGTTATTTCCAAAATCCTGCAAATATGAACATTCATTACCTTAAGTTGCATTactattataatataatatagggTAGCCCCATCAAAACATTTGGTATGTCCGGATGGGATGGAGAAGGTAGTGAAAGAATGTATGAGCAGTTTGGTATTGGTGTGACAGTGAAaagagtggattgtggagtgggtgaagcatggtgcactgagatggtttggacacatgaggaaaatgggagagaatgaatatgtgaagagagagtatgagggaaggattgaaggacagGGTGAGTGAGTACTGGAtcaagagagttggaagtagcaggattgaatgtgctgagagtgagtgccagaacagggagaggtagacacacttctgccgtggccaaCCCCTGGATATAGGCattggatatagatagatagatgtcaGAACAGCCCTAATATATTGTCATACTGAATATTTTTAAAAGATATGTAAAGGTGAAATGCTAATGGTGAAGACTAATGAAGTATGATTATatgaaatggtgaagccaataccATTGTATTTTattaaaaaagaaactaaatCTGCAATGAAACttaattaaccctttcattgctaaacgcttgcagcaggcgttaggcgtatttgctggtggcgctaaacgctcgctgcgagctccagccgcactcaaatctcccacgtatgagagtgttccataactaattctcacaacacaggtttgccaattgagtgggttcttcactaaatttggtggaaaatcatgtcagcccagcacAGAAAATCTATGGACGAGCACTGGTGGgtgttgttgaccaatatagcgacatttttgcatagcttcacctatcacatgactgatattttgaccaaatagttataGACTTAATGATGGAAACAGTTGTGAAAGGTTCTGGTGGTCTGAACTGATGGCTGGACCCCACAGCTGGGCGAGTGCTCCATTGCCAGCCAGAGGTGTGGTGTCTCCCTAACCATGCCACCACAATTCCATAATGCTGCAGCCTGTTATCTCTCTGTAAAGACAGTTGATGGAGGCTCAAGGCTCTGCCCCCAACACTactagaaagaggggaaaagttcAAACATGAAAGAAGCACAAACTAAAACATGCATACATCACAACATACATGAGGAAACACAATCATTAATGAAACATGCCAATAAAAGACAACAGGAAAAACATGCAGTCCAACAGCACACATAATATAGGTACCATGCTAAAATATAGTCAGATGATTAACTATGTTTTAGTGAAGTTGTGGAGGCATAATTTGCAATACTGTATTGTTATCAGATTAGTATAACATCATATTCAGAAGCCATTCTTATATAAACTACAAATTTCTCTTACCTATGACCCATTCCAAAGTGGATCACATCTTACTGGATTAGTAAAACTAAAATTACATATTCAAATGCCATTCATATATTAGCAAAAAATGTCACTCACCTATATGGGCCAGTCCACAGTGGATCACACCATCCACCTTTGCCTGCAATGTTGGCTGCCTGGCGTTTAAGCACAAGCTGGCCTACATGCAGTGTAAAGGATTTGACCCCCTGGGATTTTTTCTTTTCGTAGGCCTTTTTGGACTTTGCATGTGCTTT of Eriocheir sinensis breed Jianghai 21 chromosome 2, ASM2467909v1, whole genome shotgun sequence contains these proteins:
- the LOC126998924 gene encoding uncharacterized protein LOC126998924 encodes the protein MCPNHLSAPCFTHSTIHSFHCHTNTKLLIHSFTTFSIPSGHTKCFDGATLYYIIIVMQLKVMNVHICRILEITERDTVKLAVIKIGHDDVPLARMVAYDQLKPVKFGAFHRPSEELAAGSSTDTDPELYLNEETYQKGQGISIPVPVTAPPKLGDTRHPDREEDIILIGTRAKAEREAVCLPPVPASRQDPQIEAMIQILEEKRWLTDDHMNHCQALLKHQFPEVDGLQSCAIFEAVEHIRVGAPRGKFVQILNLTSNHWITVSNIHNSEEGKVRIYDSMFTKVGMSHRQKFIEQLGWMLHTSSDARTMEWRDVQRQRGGDACGLYAIANAYALCANVRPEECAWDQDSLYDWLVGCLQAREMFQPPVTVP